The DNA window CTCCCCGGGGCGGCCGCGAGCCTCGCCGGCTACCGGCGCGAGGTGGCGACGCACCGCGCCTGGCTGAAGACGCTCTTCCTCCCGAGCCTCGTCGGCGGCGGCATCGGGTCGGTTCTCCTCCTGAAAACTCCCGAGAAGCTCTTCGCGAGCCTCGCGCCGTTCCTCGTCCTCTTCGCGACGCTCCTCTTCATGCTCCAGATCGTCCTCTCGAAGAGGAAGGGCGACGTCGAGGCGCACGCGCCAGACGGGCCCACGACGGCCCGTTGGGGCATGGCGACGCTGGCCCAGCTCGCCGTCGCGGTCTACGGCGGCTACTTCGGCGCAGGCATCGGCATCCTGATGCTCGTCGTCCTCGGCTTCCTGGGCCTCACCGACATCCACGCGATGAACGGGCTGAAGAACTTCTTCGGCATCACGATCAACGTCGTCGCGGCGGCGTGGTTCGTCCTGCACGGCGCCGTCCTCTGGCCCATCGCGCTCGTGATGATCGGGGGAGCGACGGTCGGCGGCTACGCCGGGGCGCGCTTCGCCCGGCGCATCGGCAAGGAGAAGGCGCGCGCGGCCGTCGTCGTCATCGGCCTCGGCGTCACCGCCGTCCTCCTGCTCCAGCGGAGCTGACGCCGAGCGCCCCGGCCCGTTCCTCTACGAGGCCGAGGTGGGCACGGACGCCGGTGTCGGACACGGCGAGCGTCCTCGCGCCGGACAGCGCCTCGGCGGCCAGCTCCCTCGCCTCGGCCTTCCGTCCGAGGCCGGCGAGGAGCTCGGCGCTGAGCGAGGCGAAGAGCGGCGCGACGTCGAGGGCCTCCCTGCCGACGCGCTGGGCGTCGGCGAGGAGCGTCGCCGGTTCCTCGCCGCGGGCGCGCCGGACCTCAAGGCTCCAGTAGCGGAAGAGCCCGATCGAGACCTGATTCGGCTCGAAGCGCGCCGGACGCCGGCCGGTACGCCAGGCGATCCAGGACCTGAGCGGCGCGGTGTCGAAACCCCGGTCGGGATAGGCCGCGTCGAACCGGTCGACCTCGGCCGCGGCCTCGTCCCACCGGCGCGC is part of the Holophagales bacterium genome and encodes:
- a CDS encoding sulfite exporter TauE/SafE family protein, with amino-acid sequence MNALAGGGTILTFPTLILLGVPAIQANATSTIALLPGAAASLAGYRREVATHRAWLKTLFLPSLVGGGIGSVLLLKTPEKLFASLAPFLVLFATLLFMLQIVLSKRKGDVEAHAPDGPTTARWGMATLAQLAVAVYGGYFGAGIGILMLVVLGFLGLTDIHAMNGLKNFFGITINVVAAAWFVLHGAVLWPIALVMIGGATVGGYAGARFARRIGKEKARAAVVVIGLGVTAVLLLQRS